The Tripterygium wilfordii isolate XIE 37 chromosome 5, ASM1340144v1, whole genome shotgun sequence DNA segment AGAAATTGCGTAGTCTTCCATGTAACCCAACATTTACAAATCAATTGTCAAATAAATAACCAGTAGGGTTCCACATTACCAGAGATTCAGATCAGATGCTTAGCCTCTAAAACAAGCAAGCGTCACCGTTTTGCAGATCtgacttctctctctccctctccattATTTATTGATTGGGGTGCGTGGGTTAGATTTCTAACCAGAGTTTATAAAGCTGTCGACTGTGGCCGGTCACATGTCGCATGTCCAAATGTTCATGTGCTCTGCTGCTTTTTATTGCACCaattttgtctctttcttcGCTCCCTAAACCAATCAACCACGCGCGTGCAGCGACTAGATCCACGAACCATTCAGAACAGTCCATGTGTTATTATCCCCTTCATCCGTCCGCACCATGGTCGCTTTAATGGATTCAggggatttttttatttttctttgtgttGATTGGCGATTTTGCCCTTGTATAATTGTTGGACATTCGGCAACTATCAATTGGAATGACTTTTGTGCCCTTACAAATTAGGGTTCTTAGTGGTCTCTTTGCGTTTTGATTAAGAATTAGAAGGCTAGAAAGCTATTGATTGATTCGTATGTTTTAAGTATGTTCAATTGGATTTTTCATTGCAACCACATCAAATCTCTATATAAGTATATGTTAAGGTTAATCTTAAAAACGTCTTAATTAAAGTCAATTTATGACCAGCCAGGCTGGCTCGTCACTTGGGTATTCACTCTTCCAAACTAAAGAGAATCAAGAGATTATGAGTTCGAGTAGGAAAAACGAGAAATTTTCTAAGATAGAATCAAAGGGtaaaaaaataagaattataatttataaactcTATTTTTCAAAAGGAAACTCAatagttattacttattaccacaaataatcaaagaaaaaaatatttttattttaatttttatggcaAGTACAAGTAACTTAAAAGAGAGAATTATTGACAAGACAACTTAACAAAAATCCCTTTCCAGTGTCGGTTCATATACAAGAACAATAGGACAATgtgattttctattttattttaatgtttATCTAATTAGTTAATTAGAGATTTGGTTGCtagtttattatatttttaattttctattacTAAAATATATGTCATTGTTTGTTGCAATTTGTGGAAGGTAGATACCTTTGATGCCATTGCTTGCCAAATTACATGGCCCGCACATGATTTAGATGGAAtctttatatataataactttAAATGACTCCATAATTGACTCTCCATGATTCTAAGCATGAataaatatatagttttttttaaataattaattttcacaattttttattaaaatgccTTCAAATTTGATAATCACTTGGGCGATAatctagttggtgaatctctttgaGACCAAATCGTATGAACTCGGAAGGTCTTGAATCTAGATTCTCATTGGGAGCAATACATTTGTAGTAATGCACTGGATTTTGgctcaacttatcatgtcatcattaggtaaaaaaaatctaagtGTGCAGGTATATTTACCTGAGTTTATGACCATATCGAATGCCCAAAGTAATGTTGTTGACGGTTggttttttaacataaatttaactgaaTAATCGGTTGGTTATTGTCTATTAGTAGGTTTCTTCGGTCgtttctttaaagaaatatatagttttttatgaaaaataattgaCCGATCGATTCGGGTTCGATTATGATCGATAATTTTGGACAATTCTAATGCAaagaacaaacttgtatgatgcgTTCTTGATTCCCAAAAATGTTAACaataaatcttcttcttttttatctaaCCATTTAATGTAATCCAagttgaaaaaattaaaaaggataTATACCATAAATTGAATTATATATCTTagtataaaattaataaaaggaAAAGGTCACCCGTTATTTTCTCAAAGAACCAACTGAAATATCAGTCAAAAGGACATTCCGGTCAATTACGCTGAGGGCATATATGTCCCTGAATtttcaacaaattttaaaatacaAATCCTCGTTGACACCGTCAGATCCCGGCCGTCCATCAAGTCCATCCAACGGTATCAACTACGGTAATAGAAAAAAAGGAGGGAAATAATACTCACCGTACGATCTTTTTGATCACCCTTCCAGTCTTTCCCTCTATCGCATATATAAACTGCTCTTTATGCTGCCGACTCCTCACAATTATCTCTCCCTCATTGTTTCTTTCTTCACACTCATCACTCTCTGATTCTTGATTTCCTGTTCTCAGCGTTCAAACTTCTGCTACAGGTAATTCTCTAATCTCTCTATGGATCTTGTTTGGTGGTTTATGAATTACGGAGTGCAGATTTGTTTATAGTCGGTGACGGTGACAATTCTCTCCTTTTATGTGCGGAGATTTGAAGATCGGTAGTCCTCTTGTGTGTGCAATTCAACTGTGTTgcgtgattttgtttgtttggaagTTGAATTTGTGTACATTAGTAGAAATTAGTATCGGACTGTGAAGTTACTTGGATTGCAACATATAGACTGAAGATATCAGTTCGCAAGTGCAATTCGCCATTGGAATGCATGATTTTGTGTCCGATCTGATCTTTTTTAGTTGATTTTCTCGTTTATCTTGCCTTGGCAGAGTGTTTTCTTGGGTACGGTATTGTGAAGTTCAgtttattgttttttcaattctgtcctgattaagtgttttgttgCTCGCGTTGATATGCACAGATTTGTTGAACTTTTAGATGTAAAATTGTCAGATCtatgtgatttttgttttaaattgcaatTTTAGCCTTCGTACTAGTTAGTGAGATTTAAGTTGCATTGCTATGATGTTTTGGTTCCTTTGTAACTCACTGATGGACTCTTTAGATTGCTATAAGTTTAACGTTGATTGGCATACTATGAAGTGtaattttttacaatttgaatggTTCCCGCCTGATTTACTAATTGAAGTAGTCGAATCGTTAACTGCCAGTCAGATCATcggatttattttctttgagcATTACTAATTATCATATATCCATTCTTTTGATTCACTCTGAGTGCTTGGAACTACTATATTCTCATGAATCGTATGGTTTTTATCATATTGTTTTTGTTCAACAGCTAGATCAGTGAGTTCTCTAGTTAATGTGGTGTACTGCATTTTTCATTGTCTTTCTCAGTTGCGTTGAACATACAGTATTGAATTACCTGATCTTTCAATGAATTTTAGGCAATTGGTGTAGATTTTTCCTTCAACATGCTTGTCTTTCAATGATCTTGAGTTATTTTGGATTGAATGCaggaaaaatgagagaaatcCTTCATGTTCAAGGTGGACAGTGCGGTAACCAAATTGGCTCCAAGTTCTGGGAGGTTGTCTGTGATGAGCATGGCATAGACCCAACCGGAAGGTACGTCGGCACCTCAGACCTGCAGCTTGAGCGTGTGAATGTCTACTACAATGAAGCTTCTTGTGGGAGGTTTGTTCCTCGTGCTGTGCTGATGGACTTGGAGCCTGGCACTATGGACAGTGTTCGCACTGGTCCATATGGGCAGATATTTAGGCCTGACAACTTTGTCTTTGGGCAATCTGGTGCTGGGAACAACTGGGCAAAGGGTCATTACACAGAGGGTGCAGAGCTTATTGATGCTGTTCTTGATGTTGTGAGAAAGGAGGCTGAAAATTGTGACTGCCTTCAAGGTACAATGGGTTTTGGGAAGACACAAATAATTTATGAGTTTGCATTTTTTTAATTCCATGCTTGGCAGTCATATTAGATCTTCACCTATATTTATTAGGTATGAAGGAAATGCTTAATAAGAAGTCGAAGTAGCTGTCTTATGGTATTTGGCTTATGCTGAACTTGTACAGGTTTCCAAGTCTGCCACTCTTTGGGTGGAGGAACTGGTTCTGGGATGGGTACATTGCTCATCTCAAAAATTCGCGAGGAGTACCCTGACAGAATGATGCTCACATTTTCTGTTTTTCCCTCACCAAAGGTTTCAGATACAGTGGTTGAGCCATATAATGCCACCCTTTCTGTCCATCAGTTGGTTGAGAATGCAGATGAGTGCATGGTTCTTGATAATGAGGCTTTGTATGACATCTGCTTCAGGACTCTTAAATTGACGACTCCAAGTTGTAAGTGGAAACTTCTACCACCCTTCTTTCAGTTTTATGACTGGCTGATCTGTGGTCTTGCATATTTGTTTGGTTTGTGTACATGCACGGACACCAATTAAAGGAAATGTGATAGAGTTTTAAGCTTAGTTTACTAGCATCTGAAAGTGATCTTGGAAGATCAAATGCTTCCTTGCCTGAGTTCCGCACTATTTTCTGTAGCATGGTTCTTATTGGTCCTATGAACACAGTTGAAGAAATGTTGTCCTTGGTTATGTCAGTACACAGATAAAAATTGTTTCCATCATACATATCTCTGTTCTTAATTAGGGTAGTAGCAGAGTAAATTTTTCATGAACATTGCTCTAGATCAGTAGTAAGAAACTTGGTTTGGAGTGGGTCTTTCACTCTTTTGTGCTATCTTTCTCTGGTTAATTTTTCAACATGAATTGTGTATTCATTCCTTCTGATAATTTGTTGCAGTTGGTGATCTAAATCACTTGATCTCTGCAACCATGAGTGGAGTCACTTGTTGTCTCAGGTTCCCTGGTCAACTCAACTCTGACCTGCGAAAACTTGCTGTGAACCTTATCCCCTTCCCTCGCCTGCACTTCTTCATGGTAGGGTTTGCTCCTTTGACCTCACGTGGTTCTCAGCAGTATCGAGCCCTGACAGTCCCAGAACTGACCCAGCAAATGTGGGATTCTAAGAACATGATGTGCGCTGCTGACCCTAGGCATGGCCGCTACCTTACTGCATCTGCCATGTTCCGTGGGAAGATGAGCACCAAGGAAGTGGATGAGCAGATGATCAATGTTCAAAACAAGAACTCTTCGTACTTTGTTGAGTGGATTCCAAACAATGTGAAATCCAGCGTCTGTGACATTCCTCCCAGAGGGCTTTCCATGGCTTCCACCTTCATTGGTAACTCAACCTCCATCCAGGAAATGTTCAGGAGAGTCAGTGAACAATTCACTGCCATGTTCAGGAGAAAGGCTTTCTTGCATTGGTATACTGGTGAAGGCATGGATGAAATGGAGTTCACTGAAGCTGAGAGCAATATGAATGATCTCGTGTCTGAGTACCAGCAGTACCAAGATGCAACTGCAGATGATGAGGGTGAGTacgaggatgaagaagaagaagaagaaggaatggATAATATCTAAAGACGATGAATGAAATATGTCGCATGTCTGTGTTTCTCTGTATCTTTGTTCTACTTTTGTATTTGCCTGTATGATGGATGGGTAAGTGATTGCTGGTGGGAGGAGGAACATTGGGAGAGGGAACGGGGGTAGATGTTTTGAGAGTACCAATGTTTTTGGCATTTACTTTTGTTATGGATTTGTTCATCTTTCATTGCCATCTTAAAGTAAGTCATTCTCATATATTCTGTTGTTGTTGATACCCAATTTGTGTACTGGTTTGCTTGTGTATGTGCTTCATTACTTATAAGCTAATGGTGAATCTTTTTGGGCTAAACATTATGGATTTGGAAAGTtatgagtttgatttttattggGAGCAATACTCTCGTGATCATGCGTTgggttttgactcaacttagGACTTTTTATGTGCGCACATGTCTGATAGCTCGGGTTTATGTtcatttcaaatgttcaaaagacaaatttgtatCATACCATTCACGGTTGCCAAAAAAAAGTGATTCATTCCTTCTTATGTTCTTCATGTTTCCTACTTGGGTTTCAAAATCCTTAAAGAAAGATGGAAAAATGCAGTGAACAAAAAAAGTGATTCCTTCCTTCTTAGGTTCTTCATGTTTACTACTTGGGTTTCAAAATCCTTAAAGAAAGATAGAAAAATGCAGTGAACAAAAACCAAGGTAAGTAACTTCTTTTCCTATGTAgggttgtccaaaaaaatcATGCTAAACCGAATCGATTGCCAAACCGATCGAAtggtcggttaaatttatgtcaaaaaatgacCAAAACAGATATTGGACACCCCTCTATTTTTTTCCtagacaaaaaatataccagactactttttttttttttttttgcaatagaAAGACAAACCTTCAAACTATAAACAGGGAGAAACAATATCAGAGTTAACAgaactcaaaataaaaatggGGTTTGGACAACTCACTAAATCCAAATTTAAGTCGAGTTAGGTATTGCACAAACTCACCCGATAGGTTAATTTGGCACGAACCATTTGAATATAGTTACGTTAGCTTATAATCGAACTCTCGATCTTGGACATGATTCTTTACGTTCTAGATCTATTGAGATAACCAACTATTCTATCACAACAAAACTCATTCTTCTTCCTGTTGAGTTTTGCATTTTGATGCATGAACAAGCCTGAGGCGGAGTGGCGGACCAAGTTGTTGGTGGGCTGGCCCCAGAGCAGCAGTCAGGCCCACCTCGATAACAAAAGGCCAACATTATCACATTCTACAATCCTAGTGTTGAAGGCAAAGAGAGAAAATCTTGGGATTTGTCCAAATATTTGATGTCATTGCTTATTGATTGTCGAATGTTGCTGACAACTTTTAGGTCTAGT contains these protein-coding regions:
- the LOC119998806 gene encoding tubulin beta-1 chain; this encodes MREILHVQGGQCGNQIGSKFWEVVCDEHGIDPTGRYVGTSDLQLERVNVYYNEASCGRFVPRAVLMDLEPGTMDSVRTGPYGQIFRPDNFVFGQSGAGNNWAKGHYTEGAELIDAVLDVVRKEAENCDCLQGFQVCHSLGGGTGSGMGTLLISKIREEYPDRMMLTFSVFPSPKVSDTVVEPYNATLSVHQLVENADECMVLDNEALYDICFRTLKLTTPSFGDLNHLISATMSGVTCCLRFPGQLNSDLRKLAVNLIPFPRLHFFMVGFAPLTSRGSQQYRALTVPELTQQMWDSKNMMCAADPRHGRYLTASAMFRGKMSTKEVDEQMINVQNKNSSYFVEWIPNNVKSSVCDIPPRGLSMASTFIGNSTSIQEMFRRVSEQFTAMFRRKAFLHWYTGEGMDEMEFTEAESNMNDLVSEYQQYQDATADDEGEYEDEEEEEEGMDNI